The sequence below is a genomic window from Corythoichthys intestinalis isolate RoL2023-P3 chromosome 4, ASM3026506v1, whole genome shotgun sequence.
cagccaccgtgccgccgaatttgattacactttagtttatatttaaatgttcagatagtaaagatttgaatgaggcaaaatcacatggtttttctctcaaatatattgttatgattatttgttttggatgtatactgtaattattttctgtataaaaaatattttagtgttcaaaaagtcttttttcaaacttcagtcttaaaaaagagggggtcgtcttataatcagggccgtcttatattcgggccaatacggtaatacctcttctgtagaaaatgcagttttaaaaaaaagctaatttcTCTTTCCAGTGAAATAATGTAAATCAAACCGTAGCCTCAAGACTATCCCTACAATTGTTGCtggcaaattgttattcccactcaattattATTCTCAGTGTTCTAtattgcacgcaaacaataaccaaaataaactgacaaacaattcaaccagcatgcTTCCaatcgcagcagttcaaaactacatatccCATAGCGTGGCTTACCTCACTGACAGCTAGCACCGGTAgccgaggcaaaaatcaaacattgctataaaagttgaTAGTCATTGGCAGTGTAACGATGCAACatgaaacgggattttacagatcacagcAGTACAAAGCTCTGAcaaaagtcaacagttgccaaaaGGTAAGTTTAGCGAGTGTGTACATACCGATTGCCTGTGAGCTCCTATTGTCACGACTCATgaaggtttgtttgtgaatgagaattgaAAGTTCACgccatgataaagccagtctgtgacTGCACACGTATGCGCAAATTTGCATCCAAAGTAGAATCACGGAATCTTCAACTTAATTACACTTTTAAGTAAAGAtgtgggtccgatcacatcattttcaaagtatcggaatcggcaaaaaaatattggacatgcctttttttaatataaatgtattttttatttaaattgttttctaattgtatttaacgttacagacaaaatgtcttacattcatccagagtctttagttttggcttaaagtagggctatcaaatttatcacgtaaacggcggttattaattttttaaaaattaatcacgtcaaaatatttaatgcaattaacgtatgcgctgcacgacccactcacgcattgtcgcgtccaATCTAtagtggcgccgttttacctatatatagagctgacaggcagcgtaaaatgagtagagagaattttggcagtctttgaaaCCTCTTTGTAATTGGCTAAAggtttaaaatccctctctcaataaATAGAAATATCGtgtgaagcaatgtggggaagaacggtagtgattgatttttttccttaacaccctatgttacttcccaacgcagagaagatatatcaattggtgccactacgcacagtcatggttgcacttcccatcatgcatttgggcagaacagttaaatggctacagtatcatttactgaaagctcaacaaatacactagatggcaatatttagtcacaatatacaaaatcacatttatcctttacgaattacaagtctttctatccgtggatccctctcacaggaagaatgttaataatgtaaatgccatcttgaggatttattgtcataataaacaaatacagtacttatgtactgtatgttgaatgtatatattcgtccgagttttattcatttttttcttaatgcattgccaaaatgtatatgatcgggaaaaattatcgggaatgattggaattgaatcgggagcaaaataaaaagcaatcggatcgggaaatatcgggatcggcggatactcaaactaaaacgatcgggatcagatcgggagcaaaaaaaacatgatcggaacaaccctacttttaagtacatgagcatttgattacATACGTATTGAACACTGGTCTCAACAACTGGGCAGGTTCtttgggaacacgtcacaggcaaCACAGTAccttagtattctgtgcaaatcgTCAGTCaacaaaccggacattttcatgaatttataaaaccccaccggacgccccggacaggatgtaaaaagtggacatgtccgggcaaaagaggccgTTTAACCACCCTaaaatatgtactgtacattttcTCACGCTCTCTTctgatgtgtgtgtgtaagtgtaCATAAATACGTAGATGTAAATAACTTGTGCATAAAGGTTTTTAGCACTCTTCTATTCTTAtaacaagattaaaaaaatctgtgatgcgTTAAGGGCGCGAATGTTGAGCTACAAagtaacgagggatcactgtatgctCTTGACTCACTTCCATGTTGTCAGGACCCCGAAGAAGCCATCCGAGGCTCACGCTCACGATGTACAGCTTCATGGGAGGGGGGCTGTTTTGCGCCATCGTGGGGAACATCTTGCTGGTGGTCTCCACGGCCACTGACTACTGGATGCAGTACCGCCTGTCAGGCAGCTTTGCCCACCAGGGCCTGTGGCGCTACTGCATGTCAGGAAAGTGCCACATGCAGACGGACAGCATTGGTTAGTGGTTTTTTGTGAagttaaaatgccacatgaaattgtaaaatttttgtaattttgtttttggcagcttaCTGGAACGCCACACGTGCTTTCATGATCCTCTCAGCCATGTCCTGCTTCGCCGGCATCATCGCAGGGATCCTGTCCTTCGCCCACTtctcagccttggagaggttcaACCGCTCCTTTGCTGCAGGCATCATGTTCTTTGTGTCAAGTGGGTAGCAAGAACAAATTAATAGAGTTATTACAGTGGCAGTAGAATGAACAGTGGCTGAAAAGTAGTTGAAAACTGTAAATTTGTCACCGAGCGTAGCGCTGTTCGTGCTGCTGGCTATGGCGATCTACACGGGGGTGACAGTCAACTTCCTGGGCAAGCGTTTTGGCGACTGGCGCTTCTCGTGGTCTTACATTCTGGGATGGGTGGCGCTGCTCATGACCTTCTTTGCAGGTAgaacaaaaactttgaacaagtCTTTGTAAGACAGGATAAAAGCGCCAGACTAAAAAGTCGTGTATCTGTTGCAGGTATATTCTACATGTGTGCATACAGGATGCACGAGTGCAGAAGAGTGGCTGGCCCACGTTGAACGCTAGGCACGAACAGCTTGTCGGGGAGGCAAGAGATGAGGACGAACCGTTGGAAAATAACGAGACAACATtaaaaagcaataaaattggcaTTTAACTACAtgctaaaatgcattttggatCCGTCTATTGTTGATACgatataatttttctttttaaacgatGAGATGAAATGACATGAGAAATGATAGTTATGGAAAAACTGGTTATGTTAAGCTGTGGTAAAAGAAAAATATGACTTTTTCATCATTATTTGATCGCGTCTATAATTGCGCGATTAACCACGATCACAGGTTTgggcacaattaatcgcaagttCTAGTGTAGTTGTGATTAATCAAATGGTCTTCGCAATTAATCTATGTTAATCACATGGTCACCTGCAATAAAAAGCAATTAAtcgtaagcagtgttgttaataacggcgttagaatataacggcgttactaacggcgttatttttttcagtaatgagtaatctaattaattacttttctcatcttggcaacgccgttaccgttactaaggcgggaaaggcgtgcgttattatgcgttactaagttggttgaataaaaaaagtctgagagaaacggactcacggagacgagagagcagagcaggagtggggaagacgccgttgcaaccgcgatgctaggtgactccaataatacctgactgtagccatagccgacaaactacgcccacatgacacggtagatatcatattacagaactagatgcaaatgacagacacatctgcattggcaacatgttttaagtactacatgcgttagtaaacagccgccatcttaaagcagtagacctctcaggaaggctctgatgtagagagacttcctagcgaacctaagtaacttttttttttttttttttaaatctaaaatgctcctaaatcggcaaaatcttaacttaaatctatctttaaatgatgaaacagtttaaagtagacagaagggaactaatgcaataacgggagcaattttaacaactttaacggttgattcacaactttaaatgacttccacacatagcaaaggttactatctagttatcgcaataccctcgtgtctagttaagtggagggtaaagaattgggctagggccaaccctttaaacttcacattgcgtgaactgtttttttttttttgggggggggggggggggggggtttgaggaaaaaaaaaaaaaagaaaattatcactagttactttgccaagtaactaattagtcttacattcaggtaactgagttactaacgcaattactttttgggtgaagtaatttgtaactgtaattaattacttttttaaagtaaaattaacaacactgatcgtaAGTACTCGTGTAGCTAAGCGTGATCACTCGCTGGGGCTCGAGCAATTATTCTTGATTTCTCCAGCAATTAATCGCAGGTTTTCGTACAATCAATCACGatcaaaaaacaatcaaaaaacaaTCACAGACACTTTTACGATTAATCGTGTTTGATCACAGGCTCTCGTGCAATCAATTCCCCTGCCATTAGTCACGATTTTTCACATTGATCGAGATCAGTTTCTTGTTTCGTGATTGCAAATACTATACATTTGAATTCATGGAGAACTCtagaaaatatatattcttaatctgtgtaacatttttattattcaaatatttttatttagaccaagaaatgtgaaaaacaaaattaaatattcGTATATACAATTTGTActgtatttaatttaaaatttgtgaaatatgatCAATTTAGTGGTAAATCAATTAGCATTTATCTTAAGAATATATAGTAAATATTTAACTTAATCACGATTAATCACAGGTTCTCGTGCTGTTATagtgattaaatattttaattgctGCCTAGCTCAAGTAAATATGCATtcttaatagggttgttccgatcatgtttttttttgctcccgatccgatcccgattgttttagtttgagtatctgccgatcccgatatttcccgatccgattgctttttttttactcccgattcaattccaatcattcccgataatttttcccaatcatatacattttggcaatgcattaagaaaaaaatgaataaaatgcggacgaatatatacattcaacatacagtacataagtactgtatttgtttcttatgacaataaatcctcaagatggcatttacattattaacattctttctgtggaagggatccacggatagaaacacttgtgactttgtatattgtgactaaatattgccatctagtgtatttgttgagctttcagtaaatgatactgaaggccatgcccaaatgcatgatgggaagtggaaccatgactgtgcgtagtgctaccaattgatatatcttctctgccttgggaaataacataaggtgttaagaaaaagatcaattgctaccttgcttccccacattgcttcccttgatatttctaatcgtagggagagggattgtcaggctttagccaattaaaaaaaggctccaaagactgccaaaattcactctactcattttacgctgccttttatctttctatataggtaaaacggcgccattacagatttagcgcggcaatgcgtgagtgagtcgtgcagcgcatgcattaattgcgttaaatattttaacgtgatacattttttgaaaaattaattaccgccgttatcgggataaatttgataa
It includes:
- the lim2.5 gene encoding lens intrinsic membrane protein 2.5 yields the protein MYSFMGGGLFCAIVGNILLVVSTATDYWMQYRLSGSFAHQGLWRYCMSGKCHMQTDSIAYWNATRAFMILSAMSCFAGIIAGILSFAHFSALERFNRSFAAGIMFFVSTLFVLLAMAIYTGVTVNFLGKRFGDWRFSWSYILGWVALLMTFFAGIFYMCAYRMHECRRVAGPR